A window of the Cannabis sativa cultivar Pink pepper isolate KNU-18-1 chromosome X, ASM2916894v1, whole genome shotgun sequence genome harbors these coding sequences:
- the LOC115707035 gene encoding pathogen-associated molecular patterns-induced protein A70, whose amino-acid sequence MFEDSVSSIPTIWASINSWFTPTILFLFLNLMIATIFITSSLNTPKPNPNPNQQQQHHRLHPQLVRSPSVLQRLKSINFYTYRSQEPTTHFQKNPSDSDEEHTQTQTHLFRSPSVLQKLKSINLYSYLSPPQYQNPNQEQTHFEEHSKTLTNFDEEDTETLDQFDQSMDDVYSKLKNNGGAHVVRSNSDTKPSNGEAPPKLSKKMKKSASAKSAFSHFKEDDIVESRRPATVREGKAKVVEKDEEEEGEVDAKADDFINRFKQQLKLQRLDSIVRYKEMIGRGAGH is encoded by the coding sequence ATGTTTGAAGACTCTGTTTCTTCCATACCCACAATCTGGGCTTCAATCAACAGCTGGTTCACACCCACTattctcttcctcttcctcaaCTTAATGATTGCCACCATTTTCATCACCTCAAGCTTAAACACCCCAAAaccaaaccctaaccctaaccaACAGCAACAACACCATCGTCTTCATCCTCAACTCGTCAGATCTCCCTCTGTGCTTCAAAGACTCAAATCCATCAACTTTTACACTTACAGATCTCAAGAACCCACAACCCATTTCCAGAAAAACCCATCAGATTCCGACGAAGAAcacacccaaacccaaacccattTGTTCAGATCTCCTTCCGTTCTTCAAAAACTCAAATCAATCAATCTCTACTCCTACTTATCTCCACCTCAGTACCAAAATCCAAACCAAGAACAGACCCATTTCGAAGAACATTCAAAAACCCTAACTAATTTCGACGAAGAAGATACCGAAACCCTAGACCAGTTCGACCAATCGATGGACGATGTTTACAGCAAGCTGAAGAACAACGGCGGAGCTCACGTCGTCCGTTCGAACTCCGACACGAAACCCTCTAACGGCGAGGCTCCACCGAAGCTttcgaagaagatgaagaaatcGGCCAGTGCTAAATCGGCTTTTTCTCATTTTAAGGAAGATGATATCGTTGAGAGTCGCCGGCCGGCGACTGTGAGAGAAGGAAAAGCTAAGGTGGTTGAGAaggatgaggaagaagaaggtgaGGTTGATGCTAAGGCTGATGATTTCATTAACAGGTTTAAGCAACAGCTCAAGTTGCAGAGGCTTGACTCCATTGTTAGGTACAAGGAGATGATCGGAAGAGGAGCTGGGCATTAA